From a region of the Corallococcus coralloides DSM 2259 genome:
- a CDS encoding ribokinase has translation MSPRIAVVGGVATDYLVRGPSFPEPGGSAEGDVFQEALGGKGANGAVAAVRLGARASLVARVGSDGRGLRQVTSLEREGVALEGVVPDPGAPSGAVLVMVDGDGRKQTFFSPGANHRLSIRDVLRSAERIATAKVLLVQLEVPLDAVQAAVRLARAAGVRVVLDPAPAVPLPEVLLEDVHVIRPNAAEARALTGIPVHGRASARRAARNLLMRGVGAAIIAAPGGSLLVSKEEEAWLPELPVDTVDTTGAGDAFSAALCVALAEGQPLLTAARFAHAAAAIATTRLGAQAGLPYRDEVLGLLADVKPDVQFAPP, from the coding sequence ATGAGCCCGCGCATCGCGGTGGTGGGAGGCGTGGCCACGGACTACCTGGTGCGCGGGCCGTCGTTTCCGGAGCCGGGAGGCAGCGCCGAGGGCGACGTCTTCCAGGAGGCGCTCGGAGGAAAGGGGGCCAACGGCGCGGTGGCCGCCGTGAGGCTGGGGGCGCGTGCCTCGCTGGTGGCGCGGGTGGGGTCGGATGGACGCGGCTTGAGGCAGGTGACGTCGCTGGAGCGGGAAGGCGTCGCGTTGGAGGGGGTGGTGCCTGATCCGGGTGCACCCTCGGGGGCGGTGCTGGTGATGGTGGATGGAGACGGGAGGAAGCAGACCTTCTTCTCACCGGGCGCCAATCACAGACTTTCCATCCGGGATGTGTTGCGGAGCGCGGAGCGGATCGCCACCGCGAAGGTGTTGCTCGTGCAGTTGGAGGTGCCGCTGGACGCGGTCCAGGCAGCGGTCCGTCTGGCGCGAGCGGCCGGTGTCCGGGTGGTGTTGGATCCCGCGCCGGCCGTGCCGCTGCCGGAGGTGTTGCTGGAGGACGTGCACGTCATCCGGCCCAACGCCGCCGAGGCCCGGGCGCTGACAGGCATCCCGGTGCATGGCCGTGCTTCCGCGCGGCGAGCCGCCCGCAACCTGCTGATGCGCGGAGTGGGAGCGGCCATCATCGCGGCGCCCGGTGGCAGTCTGCTGGTGTCGAAGGAGGAGGAGGCGTGGCTGCCTGAGCTGCCGGTGGACACGGTGGATACCACCGGAGCGGGGGATGCGTTCTCCGCGGCGCTATGTGTCGCCCTGGCTGAAGGCCAGCCGCTCCTCACCGCCGCGCGCTTCGCGCACGCCGCCGCCGCCATCGCAACGACACGGCTGGGAGCGCAGGCGGGACTGCCGTACCGGGATGAAGTGCTCGGACTGCTCGCGGACGTAAAGCCAGACGTCCAATTTGCGCCGCCGTAG